The region CACGTCGCGGTCGCGGAAGAAGCTCTGCCCGAAGTCAAAGCGCATATAGCTGCCCATCATCATCGTGAAACGTTCGTGCAGAGGCTTGTCGAAGCCGAACTGCTTCTCGATGCGTTTGATGAACTCCGCATCCAGGCCCTGGGCGCCCCGGTACTTGCCGTTATTGCCCTGAACGCCGGACTGTCGCTTGCCGCCGCCGGTCATTTCGCCGCCGCCGGCGCCGCTGATCCTCGCCGTCGCCGCTACATCCAGCCCTTGAATCTGGGCAACCATCTGTTCGACGGGACCGCCGGGCGCCGACTGAACGATGATAAAGTTGACGATCATGATCCCGAACAACGTCGGAATGATCAACAACAGACGGCGGATGATATAGGCGACCATGGGCAATCCTGACGGGCGATGCGGCGGACGCGGCGACTATAAGCAAATTTCTCCGATGAACCCATGGGGAAAATTGCTTACAGTCGCCATGCCTGATCAACCGATCAGAAGGCGGGTGTCTTTGATCATCAGGAACAGGTGAAGCGGGTCAGTCGGACCAGGCTCGAAGTCGAACCGTTCATACCACTGCCTGACGCCGGCGTTCTTGGCGTGAACCAGAATGGCGCGGATGCCGGCGATGTCGGCGGCCTGGAGCGTCCGCAGGACGGCGTCCTTGAGGAGGCCCTTGCCGATTCCCGATCCCTGTTCCCGGCGGTCCACGGCAAGGCGGGCGAGCAGCATCACCGGCACGGGATGACGGGCCAATCCCTTTTTGACGCGCCCCGGAACCTCGTCCCACTGTACGGCCCCGACGGCGAGGCTGTAATAGGCGACGACGACATGACCCCGGCACGCGACGTAGGTCCGGCTGCTGTCGGCCCGTTGGTTGCCGAGAGCGTGTCGTTTCAGGAAGCGATTGAGCGCCTCGTCGCCGCAATCGAACGTCGATGTGTCGTGGTCAGGGCCTAGCCTCGTGATGGGGCCGGGCGCTTCCGTCAAGAGCGCCGGGCTTTCTCAAACACGCTTGGCTCGGATAGCAACTTAGCGAGTCGCGGTTTGAACCGGGGCGGGCGGTCAAGGAGTTCCTGGAACTTACGCCATTGTTTATCATCAAGGACAAACACGCGGCGGTCGGCCAGCATCTCGGCGGCGGCCTCAAGGCCGGCGTCGAGAAGGTACTCGCTCACTGACTTGTTGATCGAGGCGGCGGCTTTTTGCAGGGTGTCTTTCACCTTCGGGGAAACCCGAACGTCGATACGTTCGGTCTTTGTCTTCATCTGCGCTTGGGGCATGGTCATTACTCCTTAACGACGGCTCCACTATAGCATCCGTACAGCGTCCGGACAAGTCCGGTTGTTGACAACATTACTCGCGTTGTTCGTTGGTGATTTTGCGCCACCGTGCGACGTTGAGATTGTGCTCATCAAGAGTGCGGGCGAAGACATGGCCGCCCGCGCCGTCGGCGACGAAATACAGCTCGTCGGTCTCGGCCGGGTGCAGCGCCGCCGCAATCGACTCACGACCGGGATTGCAGATGGGGGAGGGGGGGAGGCCGTCGATGGCATAGGTGTTGAAAGGCGTCGGGTTTTTCAGGTCGGCGCGGGTCAAAGGCCGTCCCAGCACTTCTTTCCCCAACGTTATCCCATAGGCCGCCGTCGGGTCCGATTGCAGCCGCATGCCCTTGCGCAAACGGTTGATAAAGACGCCGGCGATACGGGCGCGCTCGTTGGGCAATGACGTTTCCTTCTCGATGATCGAGGCGAGAATCAACGCCTCTTCATGGCTTTTGAGCGGCCCCCCGTAGGCGCGGGCCTGCCACTGGCTTGTCAGGAGTTGCGCCATTGCTCCGGCCATGCGTTTGAGCATGTCGTTTCTTTGATCGCCGAAGGAGAAATGATAGGTCTCCGGCAACAGCGAGCCTTCCTTGAGCCATGGCGTATCCATAAATTCAGCGCCGATCTTGCCGTCCAGGCCGTCGGCAGCGGCCAGTTGCGCCAATACCTGGGCCGTGGTCAGGCCTTCGGCGATGGTAAGGCGGCGAATTACCGTGCGGCCGCTTTGCAGGACGGCCAGCGCCTCGCGGGGGCTGATTCTCGCCGGGAAGGCGTACTCGCCGGCGCGCAGCGCCTTGTCCGCTCCCAGGAAGCGGGCGCCGAACTGAAATGCCAGCGGATCGGAAATGACTCCGGCGCGGAACAATTCGCCGGCGATATCTCCGAACCCGGAGCCGCGATGAATGACGACATTGGTCTCGGCGGCGAGCGGGCCGGGCTGCACGAAGCGCACATAGCCCTGCCAGGCGAACCCGCCGCCCAGGATCAGGCCGAGAACTATCAACAGATAGGCGATGCGCAATGCGTTTCGGCCCTAATCCATCGCCTTGAAAACGAGCGATGCATTGGTTCCTCCGAAGCCGAAGGAATTGGAAAGCACGGCGCGAATCTTGCGCTCCCTGGCGTGGTGGGGGACAAGGTCGATATCGCATCCCGCCGACGGGTTATCAAGGTTGAGGGTCGGCGGCGCCACCGAATCGCGCATGGCGAGGATGGAGAAGATGGCTTCGACGGCGCCGGCGGCGCCCAGCAGGTGCCCGATCGCCGATTTGGTGGAAGACATGGAAATCTTGTAGGCGGCGTCGCCGAAGGCCCGCTTTACCGCCGCCAGTTCGATTTCATCGCCGAGAGGCGTTGAAGTGCCGTGCGCGTTGACGTAATCGATGTCTTCCGGGTTCATTTTCGCCCGCTTGAGCGCCATGCGCATGCAGCGGTAAGCGCCGTCGCCGTCCTCGGCGGGAGCGGTGATGTGATGGGCGTCGCCGGGCAAGCCGTAACCGACGATCTCGGCGTATATTTTTGCGCCGCGTTTTTTGGCGTGTTCCAGTTCCTCCAGCACTACGACTCCGGAGCCGTCGCTCATGACAAAGCCGTCGCGGTCCTTATCCCAGGGCCGGGACGCTTTCTCCGGCGTGTCGTTGAAGTTGGCGGACAGCGCCCGCGCTTGGGCGAAGCCGGCGATTCCGAGGCGGCAGACCGCTCCTTCAGTGCCGCCGGCGACCATGACGTCGGCGTCATCCCACATGATGAGGCGCGCCGCGTCGCCGATGGCGTGGGCGCCGGTCGAACATGCCGTCACCACCGCGTGGTTCGGCCCCTTGAAGCTGTATCTGATCGAGAGGTGTCCGGAAACCAGATTAATCAGACAGGCCGGAATGAAAAACGGGCTGAGGCGTCTGGCGTTCTTTTCGCCGTCGACGATCAGCGCCCCTTTGGAAATTTCGGGGAGGCCGCCGATGCCCGAGCCGATCGACACCCCGGTGCGGCAACGGTCTTCCTCGCCTTCGGGCTTCCAGCCGGAATCCTCGACCGCCTGGATTGCCGTCGCCAGACCGAGGACGATGAACTTGTCCATGCGGCGCTGGTCCTTGTGCGGGATCCAGTCGTCAACATTGAATGTGCCGTTGCCGCCGTCGCCGACAGGCACCTGGCCGGCGATTTTCGGCTTCATGTCGGAGACATCGAAGTTGTCAATCTTCGTGATGCCGGACTCGGCGTTAAGCAGCCGCCGCCAATTGACATCCGCCCCGACTCCGAGCGGCGTCATCAGTCCTATTCCGGTTACGACTACACGTCTCATGACATCCCGTTCACAACACACAATACCTTGGCTAAGGCAAGGTTATTCACCATCTAATAGCTTGATGCTCTAGTTGTTTTGGGACGAAATAAAGTCAACAGCGTCTTTGATAGTCATGATTTTCTCGGCGGCGTCATCGGGGATTTCGCATCCGAACTCTTCCTCAAAGGCCATGACCAGTTCGACCGTGTCCAAGCTGTCTGCGCCCAGGTCGTCAATGAAGCTGGCGCCTTCGACAACCTTGGATTCATCGACGCCCAGATGTTCCAGGACGATCTTTTTTACGCGGGCGGCAACATCGCTCATGTTATTATCCCTTGGCTTATAGGTTGAAATTCGCGGTCATTCGTATCTCCCGGCAGGCCGGAGGATAGCTGAAGTCTTCGTTTCCTAACATACTTTTTTGAACATGACCAGTGTTCAAGATACTCAAAATTCACGCTTGCGAATTTCGGTCGAATCGGGACACTGGTCCGTCGTATGAAAGGGATAGAAAGTGTCGGACCTTTGCTTCCGTATCGTCGGACCCGTGCTGAGGAGCATGGACCCGGAGACCGCTCACGGGCTGACCATCAGGGCGTTAAAGAGCGGCTTGATTCCCTGTCTTGATTCCTTTGAGGATTCCCGGCTGAAGGTTCGCCTGTGGGGTCTGGAGTTTGCCAATCCCGTCGGTCTCGCCGCCGGCTTTGACAAGAACGCCGAGGTTGTCGGCGCCGTGGAAAAACTGGGATTCGGGTTCACCGAGATCGGCAGCGTCACCCCGCGCCCCCAGGAGGGAAACCCGCGCCCCCGCCTTTTCCGCCTCGCCGGCGACGGCGCCGTGATCAACCGCATGGGTTTCAACAACGACGGACTGGAGGCGGTTGCGCAAAGGCTTGCGGCGCGGCGCGGCAAGGGCATCGTCGGCGTTAATCTGGGCAAGAACAAGGACAGCAGCGACGCCGCAGCGGATTATGTCGCCGGCGTCAGGGCGATGGCCGCCTTGGCCGATTATCTGGTGATCAACGTCTCCTCGCCCAACACGCCGGGGCTGCGCGCCCTGCAAGGACGGGATCAGCTTACGGCGTTGCTGAAGGCGGTATTGTCGGCCTTGGCGGCCATGCCGTCCGGGCCGCCGCTACTTCTCAAGATCGCTCCCGACCTGACCGAAGACGACAAGAGGGATATCGCCGAGGCGGCGCTGGAGACCGGCATCGACGGGCTGATCGCCACCAACACCACTATTGCGCGCCCGCCGCAGCTTACCGGTTTTCAGCGCGGCGAAAGCGGCGGACTCAGCGGTCGTCCGCTGATGGCGCCGTCAACCGGGGTGCTGGCCGACATGTATCGGCTGACCGGGGGCAAGCTGCCGATCATCGGCGTCGGCGGCATCGACAGCGCCGAGACCGCCTATGCCAAAATCCGCGCCGGGGCGTCGTTGGTGCAGCTATATACGGCGCTGGTTTATCACGGTCCCGGACTGGTCAACCGCATCAAGCGCGGGCTTGTGGAACTGCTGCGCGCCGACGGCTTTGACTCCATTGCCCAAGCCATCGGCGCCGATCATGGGGAGATGTGAATACCCGGCAGGTTGTTCACGGGGATATTGCCATGTCGTATCCGGTAGGATACAGTATGGCGGTGGTCGAGATTTTTACATCAAGCGATTTTGGTGGAAGGAGGCCACATGACCACGACGTTCAAACGCTGGGATTCGGCGGAACACCTCAAGAGCAGTGAAGACATGGCGGCCTATCTGGAAGCCTGCCTTGACGAGGATGATCCTGAACTGATTACTCATGCCTTGGGAGTGATTGCCCGCGCCAAGGGCATGGCGCAGCTTGCCCGCGACACAGGATTGGGCCGAGAAAGTCTGTACAAGGCGCTTTCCCCCGGCGCCAAGCCCCGCTTCGACACTATCTTCAAGGTAATCAGGGCGTTGGGAATTCGTTTGCACGCGACCTGATCTGAGGGGGGGGGGGTGAAGAAAAAACCTCCCCCGGCCCCTCCTTCGTAAGGGGAAAACGCTAAGGTTCGATCAATACTCTTTGCATGAGGATGGCGACGCCGCCTTCGCGCAGTTTGCGGATGGCGTCGGGCATATTATCCTGCTCGGCCAGCCACTTCGCCGCCCCGTCTATTTTTTTGTTCGAGGCCAGGGACAGGGCAAGGAGTTCAAGCGGCTCGTCCATGTTCAACGGCAGGCCGATGCTCCAGGCGGCGTTCCCGGTGAGCAGTTTGCCGCCTTTCAGTTCGGCGGGCATTTCGACGTTATTTACATAATTTCCCCTGTGGGTGTGCAGATACAGCAGCACATAGCGGTCGGGTTCGGCGGCGCCGGCGACGAAGGACAGTCCGCACGGCGGCGTTTTTGAGCCGTCATTCAGCGATCGGGGAAGGGCGTTCGCCTGGGCGCAGACGGCGCCGGCCGGCGGGCGCAGCGCCTTTATGACCAGCGTGGGAGTTGAAACGACGGCGGGGGCGGTTTCGGCGTCAAGCGCCTTCTTTTTTTCCACGTCAACAGCGGCGAGAATGACGATTGCGGCGGCGATCGCCAACAAGCCGGGAAGCTGCCAGCGGCTCCATGTCGAGGGAGTCATTATTCGTCGATGATCAGTTCGGCGAGGCGTTCGGCCTGGGCGTTCAGTTTATCCAGAGAGGCGTTGATGTTGTGAGTGGCGTTGGCGGTCTGGCCGGCCAATACCTTGACCTCGCCGGCGACTACGGCGAAGCCGCGCCCCATATCGCCGGCGCGGGTGGCCTCGATGGTGGCGTTCAGGGCCAGCAGGTTGGTTTCATTGGCTACCGCGTCAATACGTTTGGATACGGCGCCCACTTTTTCGATCTCGGTGACGAGATTGAGGATTTCCTGGGTGGCGGTATTTGAATTCGGCCCGCCGCCGCCGCCGGAAAGTCTGCCCAGCCGTTTGATGACATTTGTCAGTTCGACGATGGACTTTTCGATTTCCTCCGTCGCTTGGCCGGTCTGGCCGGCCAGGTCCTTGACCTCGCCGGCGACCACCGCGAAGCCGCGCCCCATGTCGCCGGCCCGCGCCGCCTCGATGCGGGCATTCAGCGCCAGCAGGTTGGTCTGCTTGGCTACGCCGGAAATCTGGGTCGCCACTTCTTCGACCTTGGTGACTTCTTCCAGAAGCTCCCGCACTTCCTTGTCAAGGATGTCGGCGGTAATTCGCCCGCCGTCTTGTTTCCCGACCGCCGCTTGTTCCGCCAACGCCTCGACCATAAAATCATCCCCCCCGGCGAAAAATATCAAACTTATCAATCAACAATATGATTTTTTAGGATAGTGATATTAAGATGCTGATAAGTCAATCTTAGTGACGAGGATCACAGTCTTTGCGTCTTGTTAAAGCCTATAGTATTGCGGCAAACCCCATATCAGTGGTTAGCTGTAGCGTCTGAACGGACGACATAATGAAAAGAGGGGGGGGGATCAATTGGATTTTGCGACCCTGGCGGGACTTATAATCGGCGTCGGCGTCGTATTGGCGTCGATTCTCTATGAATCAAACATCTGGATTTATCTTCACCTTCCCGCGTTCCTGATCGTGGTCGGCGGCACCTTCGCTTCGACCATGATCAAGTTTCCGCTGTCGGGCTTCTTTCTCGCCATTCCCATCGGCCTGAAAGCCGCCTTCACCAACGAAAAAGAAAAGCCCCGCGACTTCATCAACGAAGCGGTCAAGCTTTGCAAGCTGGCGCGCAAATCGGGAATGCTGAGTCTGGAATCCGCCAAGATCAAGAACCAGTTCTTCAAGAAGGGCATCCAGATGTGCGTCGATGGCCGCGATCTCGACTACATCCGCAAGGTCCTGACCCAGGAAATGGCGCTCTCCATCCAGCGCGAGGAAATCGGCGCCAGGGTGTTCCAGTCCATCGGCGACGCGGCGCCGGCGTTCGGCATGGTCGGCACCCTGGTCGGTCTGGTGCAACTGTTGAGCAACATGAAAGACCCCTCGGCCATCGGCCAGTCGATGTCGATAGCGATGCTGACGACGCTGTATGGCGTGTTCATCGCCTACATGATCGCCCTGCCCATCGCCGACAAGCTGGAGGCGAAAAGCCAGCAGGAACGGGCGAACCGGGCGCTGATTATCGAATGTGTCTTCCAGATACAGCAAAAGCAGAATCCGACGGCGATGCTGGAAATCCTCGAACCCTTCCTGCCGGAAAAACAGCGCGTGCCCTGGGCCAAGAATTCGTGGACCGTCGAACCCGGCAAGGGGCCTGATAAAGGACACGACAAGGGATAGCCGTTGATGGACGATTTATCCGCGAAAAAAATAAATGCCCATCCTCTGCCGCGATGGTTGATTACGTTTGCCGACCTGATGGCGCTGCTGTTCGGCATGTTCGTCATGCTGCTGTCGTTCTCTACCGTCAATAAAGAAGAATTCAAAAAGAACGCCGAAGGCATCGGTGGCGTCTTCAATGCCAAGCCGGCCATCCTTCTGCACGAAACGCCGTTAAATGTTCCTCTGGCAACCGAGGTCATCACCGCAGATGAGCAGAAAAAACTGGAAGAGGTTTACCGGCGTGAGGAAGAGACGAGCAAATTTATCGGCGGCTTGAAGGACATCATGTCCGAAGAAATCAAGAAAGACATGGTGCAGTTGATCGTCAAGGACGGCGCCGTCATCATCCGCTTTCCCGACAAGGCGGCGTTTCCTTCCGGCAGCATGGACCTGAGCAACGAAATTCTGCCGGCAATCGGCAGAATCGCCGACACGCTGGCCCGCGCCAAGGGC is a window of Rhodospirillales bacterium RIFCSPLOWO2_02_FULL_58_16 DNA encoding:
- a CDS encoding dihydroorotate dehydrogenase (quinone) is translated as MSDLCFRIVGPVLRSMDPETAHGLTIRALKSGLIPCLDSFEDSRLKVRLWGLEFANPVGLAAGFDKNAEVVGAVEKLGFGFTEIGSVTPRPQEGNPRPRLFRLAGDGAVINRMGFNNDGLEAVAQRLAARRGKGIVGVNLGKNKDSSDAAADYVAGVRAMAALADYLVINVSSPNTPGLRALQGRDQLTALLKAVLSALAAMPSGPPLLLKIAPDLTEDDKRDIAEAALETGIDGLIATNTTIARPPQLTGFQRGESGGLSGRPLMAPSTGVLADMYRLTGGKLPIIGVGGIDSAETAYAKIRAGASLVQLYTALVYHGPGLVNRIKRGLVELLRADGFDSIAQAIGADHGEM
- a CDS encoding GNAT family N-acetyltransferase, with amino-acid sequence MTEAPGPITRLGPDHDTSTFDCGDEALNRFLKRHALGNQRADSSRTYVACRGHVVVAYYSLAVGAVQWDEVPGRVKKGLARHPVPVMLLARLAVDRREQGSGIGKGLLKDAVLRTLQAADIAGIRAILVHAKNAGVRQWYERFDFEPGPTDPLHLFLMIKDTRLLIG
- a CDS encoding putative addiction module antidote protein; this encodes MTTTFKRWDSAEHLKSSEDMAAYLEACLDEDDPELITHALGVIARAKGMAQLARDTGLGRESLYKALSPGAKPRFDTIFKVIRALGIRLHAT
- a CDS encoding aminodeoxychorismate lyase, with product MRIAYLLIVLGLILGGGFAWQGYVRFVQPGPLAAETNVVIHRGSGFGDIAGELFRAGVISDPLAFQFGARFLGADKALRAGEYAFPARISPREALAVLQSGRTVIRRLTIAEGLTTAQVLAQLAAADGLDGKIGAEFMDTPWLKEGSLLPETYHFSFGDQRNDMLKRMAGAMAQLLTSQWQARAYGGPLKSHEEALILASIIEKETSLPNERARIAGVFINRLRKGMRLQSDPTAAYGITLGKEVLGRPLTRADLKNPTPFNTYAIDGLPPSPICNPGRESIAAALHPAETDELYFVADGAGGHVFARTLDEHNLNVARWRKITNEQRE
- a CDS encoding beta-ketoacyl-[acyl-carrier-protein] synthase II — translated: MRRVVVTGIGLMTPLGVGADVNWRRLLNAESGITKIDNFDVSDMKPKIAGQVPVGDGGNGTFNVDDWIPHKDQRRMDKFIVLGLATAIQAVEDSGWKPEGEEDRCRTGVSIGSGIGGLPEISKGALIVDGEKNARRLSPFFIPACLINLVSGHLSIRYSFKGPNHAVVTACSTGAHAIGDAARLIMWDDADVMVAGGTEGAVCRLGIAGFAQARALSANFNDTPEKASRPWDKDRDGFVMSDGSGVVVLEELEHAKKRGAKIYAEIVGYGLPGDAHHITAPAEDGDGAYRCMRMALKRAKMNPEDIDYVNAHGTSTPLGDEIELAAVKRAFGDAAYKISMSSTKSAIGHLLGAAGAVEAIFSILAMRDSVAPPTLNLDNPSAGCDIDLVPHHARERKIRAVLSNSFGFGGTNASLVFKAMD
- a CDS encoding acyl carrier protein, with protein sequence MSDVAARVKKIVLEHLGVDESKVVEGASFIDDLGADSLDTVELVMAFEEEFGCEIPDDAAEKIMTIKDAVDFISSQNN